The window TCACGACACTCCGTGGAGGTGTGCTGCCGCCGCGCGCCGGCGGAGCTCGAATCGGCGTGGCGTGAGCACTCGTGGCCGAACGTCCGGACGCCCCGGACCCTGCTCGCGACCCTGCCGACCGGCTCGTTCCCGGGGGTCGACACGACCGAGGTCTACGAGTTCCTCCAGGCCCACGCTCCCGCATCCGGTTCCTGATCCGCGACTTCTGCGGGCTCGACGGCGGGCCGAAGGGATGACACGCCGGTCGGCACGCCGACGCGTCGGCGTGTCGCGACGCATCCCCGCGGTTGTGCACGGGTGCGGTCATCTGCCCGCGAGGTGGCGGCCCGCGACGACCTGCGCGAGGATCGCCCGCTCGACGACGTCCCAGTCGTGCACCACCATGGCGTAATCGAATCGCAGGGTGATGTACCCCCACATCGCTGCGTGCGCGTCGCGCATCCGATCCTTGTGCCGACTCGCCGGATCGTCGTGCCCCGCCCGCCCATCCACTTCAATGATGAGACGGTCTCCGATAAGGAGGTCGACGCGACCCACCGAGACGATGGTCACCTGCGCCCGAATGTGCAGGCCGAGGTGTCGCAATCGCCACCGCACGAGAGATTCGAGCCCACTGTCGGCTTCGCCCCGGGCGAAGTCGATCGCCTCGCCGGCTTCGATGGTGCAAGCCGTGCGGAGCCACGCGATTCCCGGACGCGAGATGCGCTTCAGGTGGATCGCGGATTCCAGCGCCACGAAGAAGGCCTCGACGCCGCAGCAAGTCAGGATCTGGCGGAGGACGCGGGGCACGGAGGGCATGCCGAAGGAGTCGGATGCCGCGCCGTCGTCCCAGTGCTCCACGCAGCGGCAGGCGTCGTGGACCAAGGTGTGGCCGTGTCCACCAAGCCAGACGTGCGGTGTGCCGCTGTCGGCGAGCACCCACAGTCCGAGATGGCGAGCGGCCGTGACGCAGGCCATCCGCCCCCCATGGGATGCCGCGGTCCGGGCATCGACGCAGGCTCCGGGTCGTGCGTAGACGCCGCGGCGGAGGCGTTCGACCTCACCGCGATCGAGGGCTCGTGCGATGTCTCGCCGGGTGAGCCCGACGCGCGCGAGTGCGCTCGCGCTGATCACGGGTTCGGGGTCGGTGCACATGTCGACATCCTGGGCGGGCGGCCTGCGACCGGCCGGGGCCGAAGCCGGATATGTGGAGGGATCGGCATCGGCTCCGCGTGTGGAGGAGAGGATGCCGTGTCGTGGTCAGCCGGTGCCCGCACACATCGGCGGGTCTGGGGGCTGACACGCCGACCAGGACGGGCCCAGCACGGCGTGTCGCCGGCCAGGCCCGCAGTTGCGCACAGGTGGGAGGGGGAGAGCAGGGGGAGGGGGTGGGAGGGTCAGGAGGATGCCGCGAAGGCGGCCCACAGCTCCGCCCGCACCGCGAACGACGACAGGTCGCGCTCGAGCACTCGCTCGGCCAGCGCCAGCCGAGTGCGCACGGTGTGGCGGTGCACCCCGAGGGCGCGTGCGCACGCCTCGTGCGAGCAGTCCTGCTCGAGCCAGGTCCGAAGCGTCGGCACCAGCGCCGTGGCGTGCGAGGCGTCGTGGGCCGCGAGCGGTGCGAGCTCGGCGTCAGCGACCGCGCGGGCCTCGCCCGAGAGCGCGGCGAGCGCGGCGATCACGCCTGACCGCGCGACGTCGGCGAAGTGGGTCACGGGCCCCCCGTCGCGCTCCGCCGCGCGGTCCCGCGCGATCCGCGCCTGCTCGACCGCGGTGGCGAAGCCGTCGTACCCGGTGGGGTCGGACACGCCGAGCCGGGCGTCGAACCGCTCGACGAGCTCGTCGAGCACGTCGGGCGCGGAGGCCGGCACGACGACCGCGAGTCCGTCGCCGCTCCGGCCGAAGAACACCGCGCCCCTGCGCTCCTCGGCGCGCAGCTCGAGGAACTCGGTGACACTGTCGATGCGCGCGGTCGCGGCATCCGTCATCGCCACCACCACCGGCGCGGCCGGCAGCGATCCCCACAGGTCGCGGGAGATCCGCCGCGCGAGGGCGGGATCGCCCGAGAGGAGCGATTGCACGAGCCCGGCGCGAAGCGTGCCACGGGCGCGGGCCAGCCCCTGCTGCTGCTCGAGGGCGAGGCCCGCCATCGCGATGACCGCGGTCACGACCCCTCGTCCCTCCTGGTCGAGGTCGCCGGCGGCGATGGCGATGACCCCGCGCAGGTGGCCGCCGCGGCCCAGCGTCTGCAGGGTGAAGGGCAGGGTGCCCAGGCGCAGCGACGACCCGGCACGGGCGCCGCGTCGCAGCACGGCGCCGATCTCGCCGTGGAGCGC of the Microbacterium invictum genome contains:
- a CDS encoding PucR family transcriptional regulator gives rise to the protein MTTSAEAAAPPTLRSLLSRADLHLRDEDTAPDDALSRPVRWVHSTDLLDPTPFLSEGLVLLTTGTQFLDAEDEPSIVDAYVRRLSERGVVGVGFGTEVVRDGVPPALIQACRHHRMPLFEVPYRTPFIAVARANAEAIAAVGYARRSWALAAQRAISLAALRPDGLGATVAELAKQLGTWVGLYDAAGELSREHPARGLDEPTAEALHGEIGAVLRRGARAGSSLRLGTLPFTLQTLGRGGHLRGVIAIAAGDLDQEGRGVVTAVIAMAGLALEQQQGLARARGTLRAGLVQSLLSGDPALARRISRDLWGSLPAAPVVVAMTDAATARIDSVTEFLELRAEERRGAVFFGRSGDGLAVVVPASAPDVLDELVERFDARLGVSDPTGYDGFATAVEQARIARDRAAERDGGPVTHFADVARSGVIAALAALSGEARAVADAELAPLAAHDASHATALVPTLRTWLEQDCSHEACARALGVHRHTVRTRLALAERVLERDLSSFAVRAELWAAFAASS
- a CDS encoding type IV toxin-antitoxin system AbiEi family antitoxin domain-containing protein: MCTDPEPVISASALARVGLTRRDIARALDRGEVERLRRGVYARPGACVDARTAASHGGRMACVTAARHLGLWVLADSGTPHVWLGGHGHTLVHDACRCVEHWDDGAASDSFGMPSVPRVLRQILTCCGVEAFFVALESAIHLKRISRPGIAWLRTACTIEAGEAIDFARGEADSGLESLVRWRLRHLGLHIRAQVTIVSVGRVDLLIGDRLIIEVDGRAGHDDPASRHKDRMRDAHAAMWGYITLRFDYAMVVHDWDVVERAILAQVVAGRHLAGR